One window from the genome of Longimicrobium sp. encodes:
- a CDS encoding rhomboid family intramembrane serine protease, which translates to MAGDWQAIKRELRLHGWMLFGPLAVMWIVQIVNAVTFHALDRFGLRPWSVPGLIGILTMPFLHTGFGHLIANTVPFLIFGWLILLHDVRDYVKVSLLAMLVGGLGTWLTGMPGSVHIGASGVIFGYFGYLLLRGFFRRSVGSILLSLVLGIVYGYMMFGVLPQGGISWQGHLFGFLGGVLSAYLLNRRRPQPVPAARIAVQ; encoded by the coding sequence ATGGCGGGCGATTGGCAGGCGATCAAGCGGGAGCTGCGGCTGCACGGCTGGATGCTCTTCGGGCCGCTGGCGGTGATGTGGATCGTGCAGATCGTGAACGCCGTCACCTTCCACGCGCTCGACCGCTTCGGGCTGCGGCCGTGGAGCGTGCCGGGGCTGATCGGCATCCTCACCATGCCCTTCCTGCACACCGGGTTCGGGCACCTGATCGCCAACACGGTGCCGTTCCTGATCTTCGGCTGGCTGATCCTGCTGCACGACGTGCGCGACTACGTGAAGGTGTCGCTGCTTGCGATGCTGGTCGGCGGGCTGGGAACGTGGCTGACGGGGATGCCGGGCTCGGTGCACATCGGCGCCAGCGGCGTGATCTTCGGATACTTCGGCTACCTGCTGCTGCGGGGATTCTTCCGCCGCAGCGTCGGCTCCATCCTGCTGTCGCTGGTGCTGGGGATCGTGTACGGGTACATGATGTTCGGCGTGCTGCCGCAGGGCGGGATCTCGTGGCAGGGGCACCTGTTCGGGTTCCTGGGCGGCGTCCTCTCCGCGTACCTGCTCAACCGCCGCCGCCCGCAGCCCGTTCCCGCGGCGCGGATTGCCGTGCAGTAG
- a CDS encoding DNA/RNA non-specific endonuclease, whose protein sequence is MRPTPIRVALTAALGLVMVACTDTGTEMVAPSGPRHDVVASNGLMITEVMPDPTKVADTAGEWFEVYNGGSAAVDLQGYKIVSAAGLTASESHTIASSVVVDPGEYVVFGNNANTATNGGVPVAYSYGSSVTLNNGSSTSANEWLALRSPTNVTLDSVAYAVRVLPAAPGPYTPPSGSSRGVVDLTADNTIISGTNWATSVSTYGLGDRGTPGQPNQGGSAVSVSVRISWVTPGTSFTVTATAVDSVGKPAGTTFKWASLNPEIATIDSITGRATGVSLGIATIRATANNGVSGTAPLFVVNPGDVASISISVNDPAKVPAGYTKPAFPTVRNTSNATVTGVPLVWTSSDPSVATVDSLAYITGVAPGVAKIRATAPNGVYNEVDFTVIPADAPTSAIYRNHVEFGAPLGVPAGEIVLDKRQYVSGYNPARGGPDWVSWNLNASQFSGVPRCDCFSADQTLPAGVYRVVDFDYRNGGYDRGHMVQSESRTTTDQENASTFLLTNILPQGAENNQGPWSQFENYLNDLARTSGKEIYVVAGGEYAATPGTLKNEGKVAIPDYTWKIAVIMDGGEGLADVHSVGDLQVIAVKMPNLTTTGTPASSVGIRNTPWQNYQVTVDQLEQETGYDFLSNLPNQIEILLEANDRAPVAATDGPYTGLEGSAVTLDASASSDPDGDALTYAWDFGDGNTGTGVKPSHTYVDNGNYIVTLTVTDPAGAEATTTTAVTVFNVAPTVQAFAGATILAGETYGASGSFADPGADTWSATVDYGDGSGAQPLALGGKTFSLSHGYASAGSYTVTVTVTDDDGAPATKSATVTVLNGQQALDALRDQVNDVLHGGEAASTIAKLNAAKAAVARGDIEAASGQVSAFINEVQALVASGRLTAAEGQALIDYANRILDSING, encoded by the coding sequence ATGCGACCGACACCGATCCGCGTGGCGCTGACCGCCGCGCTCGGGCTCGTCATGGTGGCGTGCACGGACACCGGCACCGAGATGGTGGCGCCGTCCGGGCCCCGACACGACGTAGTTGCGAGCAACGGCCTGATGATCACCGAGGTGATGCCGGACCCCACGAAGGTGGCCGACACCGCCGGCGAGTGGTTCGAGGTGTACAACGGCGGCTCCGCCGCCGTCGACCTGCAGGGCTACAAGATCGTGTCGGCCGCGGGGCTCACGGCCAGCGAGTCGCACACCATCGCCAGCAGCGTGGTGGTCGATCCGGGCGAGTACGTGGTGTTCGGCAACAACGCCAACACCGCCACCAACGGCGGCGTTCCCGTCGCCTACTCGTACGGCTCGTCGGTCACGCTGAACAACGGCAGCAGCACCAGCGCCAACGAGTGGCTGGCGCTGCGCTCGCCAACCAACGTCACGCTCGACTCGGTGGCCTACGCCGTCCGCGTCCTCCCGGCCGCCCCCGGCCCCTACACGCCGCCCTCGGGCTCGTCGCGCGGGGTGGTCGACCTCACCGCCGACAACACCATCATCTCGGGCACCAACTGGGCGACGTCGGTCAGCACCTACGGCCTGGGCGACCGCGGCACCCCGGGGCAGCCCAACCAGGGCGGCTCGGCGGTGTCGGTCAGCGTGCGCATCTCGTGGGTGACGCCGGGGACGTCGTTCACCGTCACCGCCACGGCGGTCGACTCGGTGGGCAAGCCGGCGGGCACCACCTTCAAGTGGGCCAGCCTGAACCCCGAGATCGCCACCATCGACTCGATCACCGGCCGCGCCACCGGCGTGTCGCTGGGGATCGCGACGATCCGGGCGACGGCCAACAACGGCGTGAGCGGCACCGCCCCGCTGTTCGTGGTGAACCCGGGCGACGTGGCCAGCATCTCCATCTCCGTCAACGACCCGGCCAAGGTCCCCGCCGGCTACACCAAGCCGGCCTTCCCCACCGTGCGCAACACGTCGAACGCCACGGTGACGGGAGTGCCGCTGGTCTGGACGAGCAGCGACCCGTCGGTGGCCACGGTCGACAGCCTGGCCTACATCACCGGCGTGGCCCCGGGCGTGGCCAAGATCCGCGCGACGGCGCCCAACGGCGTGTACAACGAGGTGGACTTCACGGTGATCCCGGCGGATGCGCCCACCAGCGCCATCTACCGCAACCACGTGGAGTTCGGCGCGCCGCTCGGCGTGCCCGCGGGCGAGATCGTGCTCGACAAGCGGCAGTACGTCTCCGGGTACAACCCGGCGCGCGGCGGGCCCGACTGGGTGAGCTGGAACCTGAACGCCAGCCAGTTCAGCGGCGTGCCGCGCTGCGACTGCTTCAGCGCCGACCAGACGCTGCCCGCCGGCGTGTACCGCGTGGTCGACTTCGACTACCGCAACGGCGGCTACGACCGCGGCCACATGGTGCAGTCGGAGAGCCGCACCACCACCGACCAGGAGAACGCCAGCACCTTCCTGCTGACGAACATCCTGCCGCAGGGCGCCGAGAACAACCAGGGCCCCTGGAGCCAGTTCGAGAACTACCTGAACGACCTGGCGCGGACCAGCGGCAAGGAGATCTACGTGGTGGCGGGCGGCGAGTACGCGGCCACCCCGGGAACGCTGAAGAACGAGGGGAAGGTCGCGATCCCCGACTACACCTGGAAGATCGCGGTGATCATGGACGGCGGCGAGGGACTGGCCGACGTGCACTCGGTGGGCGACCTGCAGGTGATCGCGGTCAAGATGCCGAACCTGACCACCACCGGCACGCCCGCGTCGTCGGTGGGGATCCGCAACACCCCGTGGCAGAACTACCAGGTGACGGTGGACCAGCTGGAGCAGGAGACCGGCTACGACTTCCTGAGCAACCTGCCGAACCAGATCGAGATCCTGCTCGAGGCCAACGACCGCGCGCCGGTGGCCGCCACCGACGGGCCGTACACGGGCCTCGAGGGCTCGGCGGTGACGCTGGACGCCAGCGCGTCGAGCGACCCCGACGGCGACGCGCTGACCTACGCCTGGGACTTCGGCGACGGCAACACGGGCACGGGCGTGAAGCCCAGCCACACCTACGTCGACAACGGCAACTACATCGTGACGCTGACGGTGACGGACCCGGCGGGCGCCGAGGCCACCACCACCACGGCGGTGACGGTGTTCAACGTGGCGCCCACGGTGCAGGCCTTCGCGGGCGCGACGATCCTGGCGGGCGAGACGTACGGAGCGAGCGGCTCGTTCGCCGACCCGGGCGCGGACACGTGGAGCGCCACGGTGGACTACGGCGACGGCAGCGGCGCGCAGCCGCTGGCGCTCGGCGGGAAGACCTTCTCGCTCAGCCACGGCTACGCGTCGGCCGGCAGCTACACCGTGACGGTGACGGTGACGGACGACGACGGCGCGCCCGCCACGAAGTCGGCGACCGTGACGGTGCTGAACGGCCAGCAGGCGCTCGACGCCCTGCGCGACCAGGTGAACGACGTGCTGCACGGCGGCGAGGCGGCGTCGACGATCGCCAAGCTGAACGCCGCGAAGGCGGCGGTGGCGCGCGGCGACATCGAGGCGGCCAGCGGCCAGGTCAGCGCGTTCATCAACGAGGTGCAGGCGCTGGTGGCGTCGGGCCGGCTGACCGCGGCCGAGGGCCAGGCGCTGATCGACTACGCCAACCGCATCCTCGACAGCATCAACGGCTGA